The DNA segment GCGACGGCGCGCGAGGTGGCCGCCGGCCTGCGCGGCATCGGCGTCGCGCCCGGCCAGTGCGTCGCGCTGATGCTGCCGACCGGGCTGGAATTCTTCCAGAGCTTCTACGGCATCCTGCTGGCCGGCGCGGTGCCGGTGCCGATCTATCCGCCGACGCGGCCCGGGCAGATCGAGGACCACCTGCGCCGCCAGGCCGGCATATTGCAGAACTGCGAAGCCGTGGCGCTGATCAGTTTCGATGCCGCGCGGTTGGTGGCGCGCATCCTTTCCGGGCTGGTGCCAAGCCTGCGCGAGGTGACGACCCCCGAGGAATTGCGCGACGCGGGGCGAGGCGCCGCGCCGGCCGCGGATCATCGCGGGCATGCCGGCGAGATTGCCTTCATCCAATACACCTCGGGCTCCACCGGCAATCCCAAGGGCGTGACGCTCGATCACGGCAACCTGCTGGCCAACATCCGCGCCTGGGGTCAGGCCGTCGCGCTGACGCCGGCCGACGTGGTGGTGAGCTGGCTGCCGCTGTATCACGACATGGGCCTGATCGGCGCCTGGCTGGGCAGCCTCTACCACGCCTGTCCGCTGGTGCTGATGTCGCCGCTGGATTTCCTGGCGCGCCCCGAGCGCTGGCTGTGGGCCATCCACCAGCATCGCGGCACGGTCACCGCCGCGCCCAATTTCGCTTTCGAGCTTTGCCTGCGCCACCTCGATCCGGCCCGGTTGCAAGGCCTCGACCTGAGTTCGTGGCGCTATGCGGCCAACGGCGCCGAGCCGGTGGCGGCCGAGACGCTGGCGCGCTTCACGGCTGCCTTCCATCCTTACGGCTTTCGCGCCGAGGCGCTGGCGCCGGTGTATGGCCTGGCCGAGTGTTCGGTCGGCCTTGCCGTGTCGCCGCCCGGACGCGGGCCGCTGATCGACCGGGTGCAGCGCGAGGCGCTGGCAGCAGGTTCCGCGCTGCCGGCCGCGCCCGACGACATCAATGCCTTGCAACTGGTGGCCTGCGGCCTGCCGCTGCCGGAGCATGAGGTGCGCATCGTCGATGATGGCGGCGCCGAACTGCCGCCGCGCCGCGTCGGCCGCCTGGAGTTTCGCGGACCGTCGGCGACGCGCGGCTACTACCGCAATGCCGAGGCCAGCGCGAAGCTGATTCGCGACGGTTGGCTCGATTCCGGCGACCTCGCCTATCTCGCCGACGGCGATATTTTCATCACCGGCCGCATCAAGGACATGATCATTCGCGGCGGGCGCAACCTCTATCCCTACGAGCTGGAAGAAGCCGTCGGCGGCATTCCCGGCGTGCGTCGCGGCTGCGTCGCGGTGTTCGGCGTGCCGGTGGCCGGGCAGGGCACCGAGAAACTGGTGGTGGTGGCGGAAACCCGTGAGACGCGCGCAGCGGCCCGCGAGGAACTGGTCCGCCGCATCAACGGCCTGACCGTCGATCTGCTCGGCACGCCGCCGGACGATGTGGTGCTGGCGCCGCTGCATGCCGTGCTGAAAACCTCGAGCGGCAAGATCCGGCGCGCGGCGACGCGCGAGATTTATTGCGGCGAAGGATTTGCCGGCGGCGGCCGTGCGCTTTGGTTGCAGGTCGTGCGGCTCGGCCTGGCCGGTTTCCGGCAGGGCGCCGTCGCCTCCATTCGGCGCAGCGGCGAACTGCTCTACGGCGCTTATGCCTGGAGCATCTACGGCCTGCTGGCGCCGCCGGCCGCCGCCGGCATCCTGCTGCTGCCCGACCCGGCGCTGCGCTGGCGTTTCGCGCACGCGATCGCGCGTACCTGCGTGCGCCTGTGCGGTGTCCGTTTGCAGGTCGACGGCCTGGAGCATTGGCCGCCGCAGGCCGGCGTGCTGGTCGCCAACCACGCCAGCTATGTCGACAGCATCGTGCTGGCGGCGACGCTGCCGCAGCCGGTGGCCTTCGTCGCCAAGCAGGAGCTGGCCGCGCATCCGCTTGCCGGCCCGCTGCTGCGGCGTCTGGGGGCAGCCTTTGTCGAGCGCTTCGATGCGCGGCAGGGCGTCGACGATGTGCGTCGCCTGGCGGATGTCGCCGGCACGCGCTCGCTGTTCTTCTTCGCCGAAGGCACCTTCACCCGCCAGAAGGGCTTGCGGCCCTTCCGCCTCGGTGCGTTCCAGATCGCGGTGCAAAACAGGCTGGCGGTGACGCCGGTGGTGCTGGCCGGCACCCGCGACGTCCTGCGTGATGAATCCTGGCTGCCGCGATGCGGCGCGGTTCGCGTCAGCATCGGCGCGCCGATTGCTCCTGCCGGCGAAGGCTGGCAGGCGGCGCTGCAACTGCGCGATGCGACGCGGGCGGCGATCCTGCGCGACTGCGGCGAGCCCGATCTGGACGGCACGCCATGAGCAGGATTCTTGCCGATGGCGTCAAGGCGCGCGAAGTCTGGGCCTGGGCCATGTACGACTTCGCCAACTCGGCCTACACGACAACGGTGGTGACGGCGATCTTCAACGCCTATTTCGTCGCCGTGGTCGCCGCCGGCGCCTCCTGGGCGACGCTGGCCTGGACCACGACGCAGGCCATCGCCAGCGTCGCCATCATGCTCACCGCGGCCAGCGTCGGCGCCTATGCCGATCGCCACGGCGCCAAGAAGAAGCTGCTGGCGTTGACCACGGTCGGTTGTGTGGCGGCCACCGCCGGCCTGTTCTGGGTCGGTCCCGGCGACGTCGTGCTGGCGATGGCGCTGGTGGCGATCGCGAGCTTTTTCTTCGGCAGCGGCGAGAACATCGTCGCCGCCTTCCTGCCGGAGCTGGCGGGCGAGGACGACCTCGGCAAGGTGTCCGGCTGGGGCTGGAGCTGGGGCTATCTGGGCGGCATGGCCTGCCTCGGCCTGTGCCTGGCCTGGATCGTCGCCGCCAAGGGCCGCGGCGAGGCGGCGGAAAGCTTCGTGCCGGCCGCGATGCTGATCACCGCCGTCTTTTTCGCCGTGGCGTCAGCGCCGACTTTCCTGCTGCTGCGCGAACGGGTGCCGGAAAAACCCGTGACGGATGCCGGCGCGGAATTCTCCATGCTGGCGCATCGTTTGCTGATCACCGCTCGCGAGGCGCGGCGCTTTCCCGACATGGCGCGCTTCATGGTTTGCCTGCTGTGCTACCAGTCGGGGGTGTTCGCCGCGATCGCACTGGCGGCGATTTATGCGCAGGAGGCGATCGGCTTCACGGCCGAAGACAACATCAAGCTGTTCTTCGTGGTCAATGGCACGGCCGCCATCGGCGCTTTCGCTTTCGGCTATTTGCAGGATCGGCTGGGACATGTGCGCACCATCGCCCTGACACTGGCGGGCTGGCTGCTGATGACGGCGATTGCGCTGGGTTCCGACAGCCGCGAACAGTTCTGGGTGGCGGCCAATGTCGCCGGCCTGTGCCTGGGCTCCAGCCAGGCGGCCGCACGCGCGCTGGTGGCCGTGTTCGCGCCGGCACCACGGCGGGCGGAGTTTTTCGGCCTCTGGGGCCTGGCGATGAAACTGGCGGCTGTTGCCGGCCCCATGACCTATGGCCTCACGACCTGGCTGTCGGGCGGCAACCATCGCCTGGCACTGGCGATTACCGGGCTCTATTTTGTCGGCGGCCTGCTGCTGCTGATCGGCATCGACGAGAAACGCGGTCGTGCCGCCGCGCTGGACGGCTAGCGGCAGGCGGCGGCCACCCGGCGCATTTTTTCGAGGATGGCCGCGGCTTCTTCCGCGCTGCCGACGGGAATTTTTGCTTCGTGGCCGGCGCCAAACGATCCACCACCGTAGGAGATTTTCAGTTCGCTGCGCGTCGCCTCGACGAACTGGACAATGCCCAGATTGATCCAGCGGCGCTTGCCGGCATCATCGACGGGAATCTCGTACAGGCAGAATGCGGTCGATCCCGGGATCACGGGCTGGGCGCTCGCTGCGCGCGTCCCCATCAGCGCGAATGCGGCAACGCCGAGCAGGGGAAGGGCGACACGTCGGATCATGGCACTTTCTCCGGGGCGGGTTTTCAGTGTAGCGCAACGGGCACATCGCCAAAAGCGGCTTGATGCGCGGCTTTCGAAATAATTCGTATCTCAATCACTTGCGCAAACCGGGAGCCCACCGCATAATCGTTTGCAACAGTGAGGAAGCGCCGGTCGTCGGCGTTCAGACAATTCAAAAGAGCTTGATGGCAGAAGATTTCATTCTTGAAACCGCAGGGCTGGTCAAGGAATTCCGTGGCTTCGTCGCGGTCAATGGCGTGGACCTGAAAGTCAGGCGCGGACACATTCACGCACTGATCGGCCCCAACGGCGCCGGCAAGACGACCTGCTTCAACCTGCTGACCAAGTTCCTCGAACCGACGCGGGGCGAGATCCGCTTCAACGGCATCGACATCACCCGCGAGGCCCCCGAGAAGATTGCCCGCCGCGGCATCGTTCGCTCCTTCCAGATTTCCGCCGTGTTCCCTCATCTGAGCGTGCTCGAGAACGTGCGCATTGCACTGCAGAGGACACTGGGCACCAGCTTCCATTTCTGGAAGTCGGAGCGCAGCCTCGACGCGCTCAATGACCGCGCCATGGAATTGCTGACCTCGGTCGGACTGGAAACCCATGCCGACATGGTGACCGTGGAAATGCCCTATGGGCGCAAGCGCGCGCTGGAAATCGCCACCACGCTGGCGCTCGATCCCGAACTCATGCTGCTCGACGAGCCGACCCAGGGCATGGGGCACGAGGACGTACACCGGGTCATGGAACTGATCAGGAAAGTCTCGGCCAACCGCACCATCCTCATGGTGGAACACAACATGAAGGTGGTCGCCGGCATTTCCGACACGCTGACCGTGCTGGCGCGCGGCTCGGTGCTGGCCGAAGGCCCTTATGCCGAGGTCGCCGCCAACCCCTTGGTCATAGAAGCCTACATGGGAACTGAAGCCAGTGACGACCATCCCTCCGGCCCCCTTCCCGGGGAAGGGGGTGACCAAGGCTCGCTTCTCTCGAATTCAGGGGGGGGCCGGTGAGCGCGACAGAGTTTCTCCGCGTCTCCGATCTGCACGCCTTCTACGGCGAATCGCATGTGCTGCACGGCATGGATTTCACCGTGCGGCGCGGCGAGTGCATCTCGCTGCTGGGGCGCAACGGCGCCGGACGTACCACTACCTTGCGCGCCATTCTCGGCCTGACCGGCCGCCGCACCGGTTCGATCATGCTCAACGGCCGCGAAGTCATCAACATGCCGCCGCACCGGATCGCGCAGCTGGGTGTCGGTTACTGTCCGGAAGAGCGGGGCATTTACGCCAGCCTGAGCTGCGAGGAGAACCTGTTGCTGCCGCCGCAGGTGGGCAGCGGCGGCCTCGGCCTGGACGAGATCTACGAAATGTTCCCCAACCTGGAAGAGCGCCGCAACAGCCAGGGCACCCGGCTCTCGGGCGGCGAGCAGCAGATGCTGGCCATGGCGCGCATCCTGCGCACCGGGGCCAGGCTGCTGCTGCTCGACGAAGTTTCCGAAGGTCTGGCGCCGGTGATCGTGCAGAAGCTGGGCGAGATCGTCAGGAAGCTGAAGCAGCGTGACTACACGATCATCCTGGTGGAACAGAATTTCCGCTTTGCCGCGCCGCTGGCCGACCGCATGTTCATTGTCGAACACGGACAGGTGGTGGAACAAATAGCCCAGAATGAAATCAAGGAAAAGCAGCACCTGCTGCAGGAGTACCTCGGAGTTTGACCATTCGAACTCCGTCGATGACAACCAAGGAGGAGACACCATGATGAAACGCAAACTGCTGACCCTGGCACTTTCCGCACTGTTGATGCCTGCTGCGGGTTCCGCGCTGGCGCAAGCCGGCAAGATATCCGGCGACGTGGTCAAGATCGCGGTCCTGACCGACATGTCCGGCGTGTATTCGGCGCTGGGCGGCAAGGGCTCGGTGATAGGCGCCGAGATGGCCATCGAGGATTTCAAGGCGCAGTTCAAGCCGAAATTCAAGATCGAGCTGGTCTCCGCCGACCACCAGAACAAGGCCGACGTCGGTTCCAACAAGGCCCGCGAGTGGTACGACACGCAAGGTGTGGACATGATCACCGACGTGCTGAATTCGGGCGTGGCGATCGCCGTGGCCAAGGTCACCACGGAAAAGAACAAGATCATGCTGAACACCGGCGCCGCATCGACGCGCCTGACCAACGAGGATTGCGCGCCGAACAATGTGGTGCATTACGTCTATGACACCTACGCGCTGGCCAATGGTCCCGGCAAGGCCGTGACCAAGCAGGGCAAGGACAGCTGGTTCTTCCTTACCGCCGACTATGCTTTCGGCCATTCGCTGGAGAAGGACACGACGGAAGCCGTCAAGGCGAACGGCGGCAAGGTGCTCGGCGCCGTCCGCCATCCGCTGAATGCCTCCGACTTCTCGTCCTTCCTGCTTCAGGCCCAGGCCTCCAAGGCCAAGGTGGTCGGCCTCGCCAATGCGGGTGGCGACACCATCAATTCCATCAAGGCCGCCAACGAGTTCGGCCTGACCAAGAACCAGACCGTGGTCGGCCTGTTGACCACCATCGTCGACATCCACGCACTGGGCCTGCCGACGACGCAAGGCATGATGTTCACCGAGGGTTTCTACTGGAACCTGAACAAGGAAACGCGCGAATTCAGCCGGCGTTTCTTCAGCCGCCACAAGGGCATGCCCAACATGCTGCCGGCCGGTACCTATTCGGCGGTGCTGCACTACCTGAAGGCCGTGCAGGCAGCCGGGACCGACGACACCGCGGCGGTGATGAAGCAGATGAAGGCCACGCCGATCAACGATGCCTTCGCCAAGGGCGGCAAGATTCGCGAGGACGGCCGCATGGTGCATGACATGTACCTGGTCGAAGTCAAGAAGCCCGCCGACTCGAAGGAGCCGTGGGATTACTACAACGTGAAGCAGGTGATTCCCGGCGACGAGGCCTTCCAGCCGATGTCGCTGTCGCGCTGCCCGGCCGTGGCCAAGAAGTAAAAGTTTGTGAATAAATCTACTGCGCGTGCCGGATCGGGGCTTGGGCGGTGCTCGCTATCCTCATGTACAAACTCGTACATTCCGGTAGCTGCGCTCCGGCCGTACCCCGCTGCGGCCCGCTCGCTACGATTTCTTCGCAAACTTGGAGCAACGGTAGGTATGAAGGAGTGATGTTCGCATGACGGAGATTTTCGGCGTACCGATCCAGGCCCTGTTCGGGCAGCTCATGCTGGGCCTGGTCAACGGGTCCTTCTACGCTGTCCTGAGCCTGGGTCTGGCCGTGATCTTCGGCATGCTGAACATCATCAACTTCGCCCATGGCGCCCTTTACATGGCCGGCGCCATGCTGGCCTGGATGGGGCTTGAGTATCTGGGCATCGGCTACTGGTGGATGCTGGTGCTGGCGCCGATCGCCGTCGGCCTGATCGGGATCGTCATCGAGCGGCTGATGCTGCGCTGGCTGTACAAGCTCGACCATCTCTACGGCCTGCTGCTGACCTTCGGCCTGGCCCTGATGATCGAGGGCCTGTTCCGCGACCTGTATGGCGTCGCGGGGCAGCCGTATTCGATTCCCGAGGAGTTTTCCGGAGCCTTCAACCTCGGCTTCATGTTCCTGCCCAAGTATCGCGCCTGGGTCGTCGTCGCCTCTTTGACGGTGTGCCTGTTCACCTGGTACATGATCGAAAAGACGCGGCTGGGCGCCTACCTGCGCGCCGCCACGGAAAATCCGCAACTGACGCAGGCCTTCGGCATCAACGTGCCGCTGATGGTCATGCTCACCTACGGCTTCGGCGTCGGCCTCGCGGGATTTGCCGGCGTGCTCGCCGCCCCGGCGTCCCAGGTCGGTCCGCTGATGGGTTCCAACCTGATCATCATCGTGTTTGCCGTCGTCGTCATCGGCGGCATGGGTTCGATCCTCGGCTCGGTGGTCACCGGTCTGGGCCTCGGCATCATCGAGGGCATGACCAAGGTGTTCTGGCCCGAGGCCAGTTCCACCGTGGTCTTCATGATCATGGCGGTGGTGCTGATGATCCGGCCGGCCGGCCTGTTTGGGAGGGAGAAATGAGCCGGCGCGTCACCATCGCCTACCTGGTCGGCCTCGGCCTGCTGTTGCTGGCGCCGATGTTCATTTATCCGATCCTGGTGATGAAGGTGCTGTGTTTTGCGCTGTTTGCCTGCGCCTTCAACCTGCTGCTGGGCTATACGGGTCTGCTGTCCTTCGGCCACGCGGTGTTCCTCGGCACGGCGGCTTATGTCACGGGGCATGCCCTCAAGGTCTGGCAACTGCCGACGCTGCTTGGCCTGCTGGCCGGCACCATTGCCGCCGCCGCGCTGGGCTGGGCGATAGGCAGCCTCGCCATCCGGCGCCAGGGCATCTACTTCGCCATGGTGACGCTGGCGCTGGCGCAGATGGTGTTCTTCTTCTTCCTCCAGGCGCCCTTCACCGGCGGCGAGGACGGCCTGCAGGGCGTGCCGCGCGGCAGCCTGTTCGGCCTCGACCTGGCCGAGGACATCAACCTTTATTATCTGGTGGTGGCGATCTTCGCCGGCGCCTTCTGGCTGATCCAGCGCACCATCCATTCGCCCTTCGGCCAGATCCTCAAGGCGATTCGCGAGAATGAGCCGCGGGCGATTTCGCTGGGTTACGACGTGGCGAAATACAAGCTGCTGGCCTTCGTCCTTTCGGCCGGGCTGGCCGGGCTGGCCGGCGCGACCAAGACGCTGGTGTTCAAGTTCGCCACCCTGACCGACGCCCACTGGCACACCTCGGGCGAGGTGGTGCTGATGACCTTGCTCGGCGGCATGGGCACGGTGTTCGGCCCGGTGGTGGGGGCGACGGTGATCGTTACCCTGCAAAACGAACTCGCCGACAAGGTGGGTTCGCTGGTGACGGTGATCATGGGCGCGATTTTCGTGATCTGCGTGCTGGCTTTTCGTCGCGGCATCGTCGGCGAATCGCTGGCGCTGTACAAGCGGATGATCGGCCAGAAACCCTAGAACACGCAGGAGTCGGCGCTGGCGGCGCGGCGATTTTGCCTAATTCCTGCGCAGCAGCACCATCAGCATCGCAATGCTCATCGAAGTGAAGGCAATCAGCGACCATTCGGCGATCGACAGGCCGATGAATTTCCATCCGGCTTCCGAGCACAGGCCCGAGGCTTCGAACAGCAGCGGCCACTGGC comes from the Sulfuritalea hydrogenivorans sk43H genome and includes:
- a CDS encoding AMP-binding protein; this translates as MEPASTAEPSAQLLSIVDRLVAEVRPGTRSQARLDSALDKDLGLDSLARVELLARIEQAFGVRLPDDLLGSAETPRDLLRAVAAGTPAGGGDALDQAQWEAPAPVEEGKPEHATTLVEVLQWHARRHPERPHVFFQRSASDTDTFSYGQLLATAREVAAGLRGIGVAPGQCVALMLPTGLEFFQSFYGILLAGAVPVPIYPPTRPGQIEDHLRRQAGILQNCEAVALISFDAARLVARILSGLVPSLREVTTPEELRDAGRGAAPAADHRGHAGEIAFIQYTSGSTGNPKGVTLDHGNLLANIRAWGQAVALTPADVVVSWLPLYHDMGLIGAWLGSLYHACPLVLMSPLDFLARPERWLWAIHQHRGTVTAAPNFAFELCLRHLDPARLQGLDLSSWRYAANGAEPVAAETLARFTAAFHPYGFRAEALAPVYGLAECSVGLAVSPPGRGPLIDRVQREALAAGSALPAAPDDINALQLVACGLPLPEHEVRIVDDGGAELPPRRVGRLEFRGPSATRGYYRNAEASAKLIRDGWLDSGDLAYLADGDIFITGRIKDMIIRGGRNLYPYELEEAVGGIPGVRRGCVAVFGVPVAGQGTEKLVVVAETRETRAAAREELVRRINGLTVDLLGTPPDDVVLAPLHAVLKTSSGKIRRAATREIYCGEGFAGGGRALWLQVVRLGLAGFRQGAVASIRRSGELLYGAYAWSIYGLLAPPAAAGILLLPDPALRWRFAHAIARTCVRLCGVRLQVDGLEHWPPQAGVLVANHASYVDSIVLAATLPQPVAFVAKQELAAHPLAGPLLRRLGAAFVERFDARQGVDDVRRLADVAGTRSLFFFAEGTFTRQKGLRPFRLGAFQIAVQNRLAVTPVVLAGTRDVLRDESWLPRCGAVRVSIGAPIAPAGEGWQAALQLRDATRAAILRDCGEPDLDGTP
- a CDS encoding ABC transporter substrate-binding protein, which translates into the protein MMKRKLLTLALSALLMPAAGSALAQAGKISGDVVKIAVLTDMSGVYSALGGKGSVIGAEMAIEDFKAQFKPKFKIELVSADHQNKADVGSNKAREWYDTQGVDMITDVLNSGVAIAVAKVTTEKNKIMLNTGAASTRLTNEDCAPNNVVHYVYDTYALANGPGKAVTKQGKDSWFFLTADYAFGHSLEKDTTEAVKANGGKVLGAVRHPLNASDFSSFLLQAQASKAKVVGLANAGGDTINSIKAANEFGLTKNQTVVGLLTTIVDIHALGLPTTQGMMFTEGFYWNLNKETREFSRRFFSRHKGMPNMLPAGTYSAVLHYLKAVQAAGTDDTAAVMKQMKATPINDAFAKGGKIREDGRMVHDMYLVEVKKPADSKEPWDYYNVKQVIPGDEAFQPMSLSRCPAVAKK
- a CDS encoding ABC transporter ATP-binding protein translates to MAEDFILETAGLVKEFRGFVAVNGVDLKVRRGHIHALIGPNGAGKTTCFNLLTKFLEPTRGEIRFNGIDITREAPEKIARRGIVRSFQISAVFPHLSVLENVRIALQRTLGTSFHFWKSERSLDALNDRAMELLTSVGLETHADMVTVEMPYGRKRALEIATTLALDPELMLLDEPTQGMGHEDVHRVMELIRKVSANRTILMVEHNMKVVAGISDTLTVLARGSVLAEGPYAEVAANPLVIEAYMGTEASDDHPSGPLPGEGGDQGSLLSNSGGGR
- a CDS encoding MFS transporter; this translates as MSRILADGVKAREVWAWAMYDFANSAYTTTVVTAIFNAYFVAVVAAGASWATLAWTTTQAIASVAIMLTAASVGAYADRHGAKKKLLALTTVGCVAATAGLFWVGPGDVVLAMALVAIASFFFGSGENIVAAFLPELAGEDDLGKVSGWGWSWGYLGGMACLGLCLAWIVAAKGRGEAAESFVPAAMLITAVFFAVASAPTFLLLRERVPEKPVTDAGAEFSMLAHRLLITAREARRFPDMARFMVCLLCYQSGVFAAIALAAIYAQEAIGFTAEDNIKLFFVVNGTAAIGAFAFGYLQDRLGHVRTIALTLAGWLLMTAIALGSDSREQFWVAANVAGLCLGSSQAAARALVAVFAPAPRRAEFFGLWGLAMKLAAVAGPMTYGLTTWLSGGNHRLALAITGLYFVGGLLLLIGIDEKRGRAAALDG
- a CDS encoding branched-chain amino acid ABC transporter permease → MTEIFGVPIQALFGQLMLGLVNGSFYAVLSLGLAVIFGMLNIINFAHGALYMAGAMLAWMGLEYLGIGYWWMLVLAPIAVGLIGIVIERLMLRWLYKLDHLYGLLLTFGLALMIEGLFRDLYGVAGQPYSIPEEFSGAFNLGFMFLPKYRAWVVVASLTVCLFTWYMIEKTRLGAYLRAATENPQLTQAFGINVPLMVMLTYGFGVGLAGFAGVLAAPASQVGPLMGSNLIIIVFAVVVIGGMGSILGSVVTGLGLGIIEGMTKVFWPEASSTVVFMIMAVVLMIRPAGLFGREK
- a CDS encoding branched-chain amino acid ABC transporter permease, which translates into the protein MSRRVTIAYLVGLGLLLLAPMFIYPILVMKVLCFALFACAFNLLLGYTGLLSFGHAVFLGTAAYVTGHALKVWQLPTLLGLLAGTIAAAALGWAIGSLAIRRQGIYFAMVTLALAQMVFFFFLQAPFTGGEDGLQGVPRGSLFGLDLAEDINLYYLVVAIFAGAFWLIQRTIHSPFGQILKAIRENEPRAISLGYDVAKYKLLAFVLSAGLAGLAGATKTLVFKFATLTDAHWHTSGEVVLMTLLGGMGTVFGPVVGATVIVTLQNELADKVGSLVTVIMGAIFVICVLAFRRGIVGESLALYKRMIGQKP
- a CDS encoding ABC transporter ATP-binding protein; protein product: MSATEFLRVSDLHAFYGESHVLHGMDFTVRRGECISLLGRNGAGRTTTLRAILGLTGRRTGSIMLNGREVINMPPHRIAQLGVGYCPEERGIYASLSCEENLLLPPQVGSGGLGLDEIYEMFPNLEERRNSQGTRLSGGEQQMLAMARILRTGARLLLLDEVSEGLAPVIVQKLGEIVRKLKQRDYTIILVEQNFRFAAPLADRMFIVEHGQVVEQIAQNEIKEKQHLLQEYLGV